The Leucoraja erinacea ecotype New England unplaced genomic scaffold, Leri_hhj_1 Leri_584S, whole genome shotgun sequence genome contains the following window.
CGTCAACGCCTCCATCGCCACCATCAAGACCAAGCGCTCTATTCAGTTCGTGGACTGCCCCTCCGGGTTCAAGGTAGGTGTAGATTGTAGACCAATCCACGCAACAGAAGCTTGACGCAATCCGCGGGTTCACACTGTATTATGATATCTACCACATCCAGAACAAGCGAGAACCTTCCCGACCGGTGCCCAGGTTTCTTAACATTTACCTCGCAATGGATACTATTAAAAGTTTATATGAGTCTATTATTTTACTTCCCCGCAGGTAGGCATCAACTACCAGGCCCCAACGGTGGTGCCAGGGGGCGACCTGGCTAAGGTGCAACGAGCCGTCTGCATGCTGAGCAACACCACTGCCGTCTCCATGGCCTGGACCCGCATGAACCTCAAGTTCGACAAGAATTACGCCAAGCGGGCCTTTGTCCACTGGGAAGTCGGAGAGGGTCTGGAGGAAGGGGAGTTCCAGGACGTGCGGGTGGACATGGCGTCGCTGGAGAAGGACTACGAGGAAGTGGGCATCGATTCGGCGGATCTGGACAGGAAGGCGGAAGAGCAAGAGCGAATTTTGTTGTATATCtccatatacccatataacaattacagcatggaaacaggccatctcgacccttctagtccgtgccgaacacatattcttccctagtcccatatacctgcgctcagaccataaccttccattcccttcccgtccatataactatccaatttatttttaaatgataaaaacgaacctgcctcctccaccttcactggaagctcgttccacacagccaccactctctgagtaaagaagtcccccctcatgttacccctaaacttcagtcccttcattctcaagtcatgtccccttgtttgaatcttccctactctcagtgggaaaagcttttccacgtcaactctgtctatccctctcatcattttaaaaacctctatcaagtccccccttaaccttctgcgctccaaagaataaagccctaacttgttcaacctttctctgtaacttagttgctgaaacccaggcaacattctagtaaatctcctctgtactctctctattttgttgacatccttcctataattacgcgaccaaaattgtacaccatactccagaattggcctcaccaatgccttgtacaattttaacattacatcccaacttctatactcaatgctctgatttataaaggccagcacaccaaaagctttctttaccaccctatctacatgagattccactttcagggaattgtgcacagttattcccagatccctctgttcacctacattcttcaattccctaccatttaccatgtgcgtcctattttgatttggcctgccaagatgtagcacctcacacttatgagcattaaactccaactgccatctttcagcacactcttccaactggcataaatctctctgtagactttgaaactctacttcattacccgcaaccccacctatcttagtatcatctgcatacttactaatccaatttaccgcaccatcatccagatcattgatgtacatgacaaacaacagtggacccaacacagatccctgtggcaccccactcgtcactggcctccaacctgacaaacaaccatccaccattactctctggcatctcccattcagccactgttgaatccatcttgctactccaccattaatacccaaccattgaaccttcttaaccaaccttccacgaggaaccttgtcaaaggccttactgaagtccatatacacaacatccactgctttaccctcatcaatttcccgagtaacatcttcaaaaaattcaagaagatttgtcaaacatgaccttccaggcacaaatccatgttgactgttcctaatcagaccctgtttatccagatgcttatatatattatctctaagtattctttccattaatttgcccaccactgacgtcaaactaacaggtttataattgctaggtttactcttagaggtctataattgctaggtttactcttagtctCGAAAGattcgtttttttttaatactggtgtAAATCAAATTTatgaaattaaatatatttgagGCATAGTTTGGTATTGCGTCCGACGTAAAGGCACAATTGCTTAACGTCTATAGTTTCAAaccgtggaaacaaacccttcggcacaACGTCCATGCCCACCATGCCGCCGCAACTCTGCTCATccaatttgcccacgtttggcgcATATCAATCTATCCAATTCTTCGACATGAAACTGCACACATATCCTTTAAATGCTAAATGTTTAAATGTCTCTCCATCGCAggagacagacttctgaccgacatacactacaaacccactgactcacatggctatctggactacacgttttcccaccctgccccctgtaaagactccatcccctactcccaattcctccgcctacgccgcacctgttcccaggatgagacgttccacaccagggcatcggaaatgtcctcgctcttcaggaaacggggattcccctcctccaccatagatgaggttcgcaccagggtctcttccataccccgcaacactgctctctctccccatccccgcactcgcaacaagggcagagtccccctagtcctcagctttcatcccaccagccggcaaatacaacaaataatcctccgccatttccgccacctccaacgtgaccccacccctcgccacatcttcccatctccccgcaagtctgccttccgcaaagaccgttccctccgcaactcccttgtcaattcttcccttccctcccgtaccaccccctccccgggcactttccgatgcaaccgcaagaaatgcaacacctgtcccttcacctcccccctcgactacattcaaggacccaagcagttgttccaggtgcgacaaaggttcacctgtatctcctccaacctcatttatttgcatccgctgctctagatgtcagctgatttacatcggggagactatgcggaggctgggcgatcgtttcgccgaacacctccgctcagtccgcaataacctacctgaactcccggtggctcagcacttcaactcccctcccattcccaatccgacctctctgtcctgtgtctccttcattgccagagtgagcaacaccggaaattggaggaacagcacctcatattccgcctgggtagcttgcgtccggatggcatgaacattgaattctcccaattttgctagcccttgctgtctcctccccttccttaaccctcgagctgtctcctcccatccccccgccctcgggctcctccttctccctttttccttccttctctctccccccccccccccccgcccccaacccgccatcagtccgaagaagggtttcagcccgaaacgtcactcatttccttcgctccatagatgctgctgcacccgctaagtttctgcagcattttgtgttccctTAAATGTTACTGCTTTTAGATCTCCTGGAACCTCGTTCCATGTCCCCATCACCGTCTGCGAGATATATGCGCCCCTCAGTTTCCTTGAtcatatgccctctagtttttgattcaatTTTGGCGCTGAAGGTTTCTGTGCATTGACTCTATCTATGCTGCTCATGGTTTCATATACCTCCACAGGAACACTACTCAGCTGTCTACTCCAAATATTTTTAATCTCAATCCTCCGAGTTCTGGCATCGTAAATCATCGCCTCTCACAAATCGTCACAGATGTATCTTGGGATGAGGATGGTTGTAAAGATGGGGATTGGTCATTGGGTGAAGCAATCTGTCTCTTGCAAGAGCACGGGGTCCAAGGACCACAACGTTCTAGTCATTGAAAATCCTTGTGCTGATGGAGCGGGCTGACCGGGCGCCGACAATGGGAGAGACTCCCGTGTTCATAGACCCCATAACAtaccacagtacagcacaggaacggacccAGCGGCCCACAGGATTTGCgccgaacatgctgccaagttagACGTATCTCATCTgccagtacatgatccatatccctctattcacgGCACTTCGACGCGTCTATTGAAAAGCCTTTCCAATAGACTCGACGAAGAAACGACGCCGCACATCTTCGTTAAAATATCCCCCTTTTACTTCATAGCTTCCCCTCGGGGGTtgcacatttccaccatgggaaaactGCTGTGTCTATCTACCCTATATCCTACTCTCATAATGTTtatacttccatcaagtctcTCTACAACCTCGGCGTTCCACAATAAACTATCAAATCACGTTACCAAAGCCCCCTTTATTTTCTCGGGTCTTGCCTGCGCCTCATGTTTTACTTCGCGGATTCCAGCTCTGACTCCAGAAttcccagttcggacccaaccCGGACTATAGGTTCCGACAGTCGACGTCCCATTTCAGTCGCcgaaacctgatctcccggttgctcaacactttaaacctccctcacattcccaatctgacctttctgtcctggccctcctccattgtcagagtgaggcccaacgcaaactggaggaacagaacctcatactTTGCTtcggtagtttacacccctgcagtatgaacattgacttctctaacttcaaatagcccttgcattcccactctctcgctcccctcctcttcccagttctcccacctgtcttactgtctccgactacaatctatatctgtcccgcccacttccctgacatcagtcagaagaacggtctcacccattccatctctccaggcatttccaagcaacattctagtaaatcccatCTACGTCATCTCCAAAGTCTGTaacgggcgaccagaactgtacgcgaTACGTTAAATGCGACCAAACCgaagtcttatagagctgcatcataacGTCCTGACTGAGAAATTCAAtgcgcataataataataataataataataactttatttgttaagcaccttaaaaacaaccaaagctgaccaaagtgctgtacagaaaaaagaaaacaagcaagacatcataaaacaggcagaacaacagaacatacaactaacacgaggcgcataaattacatacaaaaatccaaacaataaattaaaaaacataaaacacaagtacaaacaacgcagcaaaaccaagcaaataaagttaataaacaattcgacacctcactggtctacaaaggccatggagaatagatatgtcttcaggagtgatttaaaaacagctagagaaggggcctgtttaacgtgcagaggcaattcattccacaatctcggagccgacacagcaaaggcacggtcccctctgagcttccgcttagtctttggctcaatcaggagcagctgatcatctgacctgagagagcgggagggcgaataagggtgaagaagctcagataggtaggacggggcaagaccacttagggatttaaaagtaaataaaataattttaaaacgaatcctatactgaataggcagccagtggagagaggccaaaaggtgtgaaacatgatcatgctttcgtgtgcctgtcaagagacgaacagctgcattctgtaccatctggagacgggcgatggaggaccgactaacccccagatacagtgcattgcagtaatccagccgggtggtaacaaaggcatggattaccgtctcaaagtgcttccttgacaaaatcggctttatttttgccagctgcctcagatggaaaaaaccagatttaacaacagcccttacctgacagtcaaatctaagctcagggtccactttaatccccaggttcgtgatgttaggtttgagatatgcagacaaagagcctagatcaacaggaggggccccagaggtgccaccaaagatcattacctctgtcttgtcaaTGAAGGCATTCATGCCATTTGTCTTATTTACTGTCGTATATATTTGTGGTCGCCTCGCCAACTGTCTTTCTGTCCTTTcttcatttttgttatttttagtatgtgctcagattctgattcaattttaattgtcattgtcagtgtacagtacagagacaacgaaatgcatttaaaagtatgttttagagtATGTTTCAAAAGTATGTTTTAGAGTTCCTAGTTTTGTTTTTATGTGGGTGGTGTGGAGGATGCGGGGATGGGGGTTGAGGGGAACTTTTCGTTCAATCTCTTACTTCGCCGGAGAGGCGATTTTttcccatatcgtatctccgtccgcactgctgcCTAACGTCGTGgattggcggcctttcctggcgACCGACGGGCGTTCCAAGCCGCTGGAGTCTGCGGGACATTAagatcgcggagcttgcgatccctttgctggggatcgaaaCTCCAACCGTGGGGTTGTGCACTTTAACTTCGTGAAACCCGCAGTCTCtgaagaagaggccgactcgggagctccttgctgcggagagagtttcaacctccACGACGAAAGGGCTTCGATCGCTCCGATGCGGagcttcgatcgtcggctgcgggggTTATGAGCGTCCCGTCTAAGGATGGTATGACTGTTCCCATCGCGGGAGAACAAAGCGGAAGTAAATTTATTGACCCATTGATTGATCGATTCATTCATTGACTGACTGATTgaacgattgattgattgattgattgattgattgattgattgattgatcgatcgattgattgattgattgcttgattgattgattgattgattgattgattgattgattgattgattgattgattgattgaatgattgattgattgattgattgattggttgattggttggttggttggttggttgtttgattgattgattgattaattggttggttggttgattgattgattgattgattgattgattgattgattgattgattgattgattgattgattgattgattgattgattgattgattgattgattgattgatctcttgattgattgattggttgattgattgattgatcgattgattgattgattgattgattgattgattgattgattgattgattgattggttgattgattgattgattgattgattgattgattgattgattgattgattgattgattgattgattgattgattgattgattgattgattgattgattgattgattgattgattgattgattgcttgattgattgattgattgattgattgattgatcgattgatcgattgaccgattgaccgattgaccgattgattgattgattgattgattgattgattgattgattgattgattgattgattgattgattgattgatcgattgatcgattggtcgattgatcgattgatcgattgatcgattggtcgattgattgattgattgattgattgattggttggttggttggttggttggttggttggttggttggttggttggttggttggttgggcgGTTGGGCGGTTGGTCGGTTGGTCGGTTGATTGATGGGTGGCACCAGGATGGCGGGTGGCGCTCAGAACGGTGGGGCAACCAGGGGCAGGCAATAGATGAGGCTACTCGGTACTTCTGTAACTTTGTCGGAGACAAAATGTGGTGGAACCTATGTACTGCCTTggatgtatgcaaaacaaagattttaatAGTAGCCTGGTGCATGAGATAATAAAGAGTtactcattgattgattgattggttgattgattgattgattgattggttggttggttgattgattgattgattgattgattgattgattgattgattgattgattgattgattgattgattgattgattgattgattgattgattgattgattgattgattgattgattgattgattgattgattgattgattgatgggtcgatcgatcgattgatcgatgggttcattggttcattggttgattgattgattgattgattgattgattgattgattgattgattgattgattgattgattgattgattgattgattgattgattgattgattgattgaatgactgGTTGATCGATCGGGTGAATGATGGATTGGTTCATTGATCGAtgattgattgactgactgactgacgggttggttgattgatttattaatAAATCAACGCGATGCGTGTGTTGCGTCACTCACGCTGAGAACCAATCGGCGTTCGAATTCCCTTTGTCTCCGCGTTCCAGTAAAAcctgagggaatgccgggtaaaaaaatgtttggaggtttaatacacatattttaaatgatttgcaaggctatcaacatttaaaacaacaaattaaacttttttttgatacaaatTATACACCATGTACTTCGCCTTCTTTTTATGGgcaacttttaaggcatttattagaggaattataatttcatatcaaagttttcaaaataaaaagaataagacagaacaaatggtgttagaacaagaaatcagacagttagagttagataatgctaaagattcccCGACAgaaaaacacaataagataatattactgaaatttaaacttaatcgaattttatcggcaagagtaataagactattccaaattacaaaacaggaacattttgagtttggtgacaaaccacataagcttttagctcgccaattgaaaaaacaagaaaaggaaaatactataactaaAATGAAATCAGAGAAAgttgaattactaatactacctaaagatattaataatagattatttcaattttaccaaaatttatatacatctaaaattaaaatagaagatattaaaataattttatttttagataactgtaatcttccaaaacgggaccttttggaacaagaggaacttgctcaaattacaattaaagaaatagattaaacaataaaatcgttgaaaaatggtaagacaccgggaccagatggttttagtattgaattttataaaaaggttcatgagataacgaccccttatttatttaagttATACTCCcacgcttttaaagaaaacaaactacctgaaacactaatataatcaactattacgcttattcaaaaaaaagataaagatttagaaaatccgggctcatacagagctatatcacttttaagtACAGATCGGAACAtcttagcaaagactttagcaagaagattaagcaaatatatcagtaaattgataaaccctgatcaaacggggtttatacccaaaagatactaatttaataatttgagacgcctgtttaatataatgtactcgcataaagtagaggaagaagatatatcaattatttctttggatgcagagaaagcatttgatcaggtagagtggcaatacttatataaagtactgcaacaatttaatatgggagagaattttatatgggagagaattttataacatgggtaaaattattgtatgataaaccgatggcaagaattttaactaacaacatgttatctcaaaattttcaactatcaaggggtaataggcagggatgtgcgttatcacccctgctatttgcctttatgatagaacccctgtcaggtctcgggtttgatctagtttctgtttcttattgttttttagtattagagtgtgcattcttgttttattttggtgtttcgcatctcctcttgtttcaggtcccatttcctatcaggtcgtttaccctcatgtgattattggccccgccctgatgtgtttcacctgtgtctcgttatccactgctagtctgtatttaagccctttgtgttttagtgctcattgccagttcgtcgtatatgatacttgattgtactgttgcctctgttttgcttacccatgtaccgacttggaccgattaaactctgaagactgatctgccctgtgtctgagcctgcatttgtgtcctcctccttgttcagttctgatattacgaactggccaacaatggactcagcgggctctgatccttttcgtgcagcactccagaagcaagaggagcgcatctcgcattatgagggtcaactcacttcgatcgtcgccgggttccgggaccttggcgagcgtcagcaggggttccaggcggacatcggttcacaggtgaacactttaagttctcggtttgaacacctggttactcggctgaattctttgtttcctgctgcggctcccgtgcctgccgagtctgtttccttgtctgggtctccaggagctctgagggccacggctgctgcagcatctccattcgtccacctggcaagaccggaacactttttaggggaatcggagaagtgtagaccttttttgattcagtgtggactgcatttcgaacttcaagcggcttcctttccatcagaacgctcaagggtagcctttatcatcacgcacctgtcgggtagggcggaggcttgggccacggcggagtggtctcggaattctcctgtttgccagacgtcggtcctgttcatggaagctctgtctcgcacgtttgatcactccaatcctggccgagaggcttcacagaacctggtctccatgaaacaaggtaatcgctcagttatggattttgctattgactttcgaactgttgctgccaagagtggatggaatgaggctgctttgttggatgcttttcgcaatggattgtctgaagctatcaaagatcaattggctccactaaccctgccttccgacttcgagtctatgatttccctggctgtccagattgacgctaggctcagagaaagagagcgagagaggagatcggcagcagttcgttcctcctcccagcagtggcggcagcgtcgcccttcgcctcccggtcgggacttgttccctctcggccggtccagtcagcctacagcgccacctgtctcttcggaggagcccatgcaggtgggacgagccaaactcagcccggaggaacggcagcgccgcctaagggaggggaggtgtttttactgtggtgaactgggacatttgttgaacagctgttcagtaaaagaaggctcaccaatgaaagagaggacattggtgagttgtaccactcctatgagccattcctctcgtcaattgtcgacggtacaattgttggtgcattcccagtggcactccctgcaggctttggttgattctggggcagatgataacttcatggacattcgcttggctgatgaattagagctggaacgtgaacagcttcaaagtcctctggaggctagtgcactggatgggcgcctactgtacagggtaactcaccgaactcaacctgttcaactcatcatggCAGGTAATCACCTTGAGACCATCAGTTTTCATCTCCTCGACTGTCCTCTTCATCCTCTGGTTTTGGGGCTCCCTTGGCTGTCTTACCATAATCCTCATATGAACTGGGGTACCGGGGAAGTAATTTCTTGGGGGAATAACTGTAAACTCATCTATCTGCATGATTCTTCTCCTGAGTCTATGAAGGATCCATCAAGGAGCAGTTTGCTGGGATCTTCCAGGTCCACCCTCCAGCAGCCTCCCCGTTCAAGGGAGGAGGATTTTCCAGATATCTCCAAGGTTCCCTCATGTTATTTAGACCTTaaggaggtgttcaacaaggccaaggccacatctcttccgccgcatagaccgtacgattgctgcatcgaccttctgcctggtacagcgcctcctaagggtcatctctactccttgtcttcacctgagcggctctccatggaaaaatacattgacgacgcccttgctgctgggatcatcagaccttcctcttcacctgcaggagctggattcttctttgtggataagaaggatggtacacttcggccctgcattgactacagaggactcaatgacattactgttaaaaacagataccctcttcctcttatctcctctgcatttgaactgttaaaagacgctaaggtattcaccaagttagatcttagaaatgcttatcatctggtgaggataagggagggggatgaatggaaaactgcgtttaacacacccagtggtcattatgaatatctggtcatgccgtttggtcttactaatgctccagcagtttttcaaggaatggttaatgatgtattacgggacatgctgaacagatttgtgtttgtgtaccttgatgacattttgatcttttctccagacgagacttcccatgtgcagcatgtacaccaggtgctggaacgtttgctcctgaatgatctgtttgtgaaagctgagaaatgtgaatttcatgttaacacggttcaattccttggttatattgtatcacctgctggtatacagatggacccgagcaaggtcagtgctgtggccacctggcctacaccctccagtcgtaagcgacttcaggggttccttgggtttgctaatttttataggaagtttatccggaactttagtgtcactgctgcaccactccatgctcttacctcgccccacgtgcctttctcttggtcccctcaagcagaagctgcttttatgaaactcaagaggagcttctcctcagcccccatcctggttcaccctgacccatcactccagttcgtggttgaggtggacgcctcgggtgtgggcatcggggccgtactctcccagaaatcctccacagatggtcgattacatccctgcgctttcctctcaaagaaactttctcctgctgagagaaattacgatgtgggtaaccgtgaactgttagcggttaaaacagccttggaggaatggagacactggttggagggcacagagcagccgtttctagtttggacagaccacaagaacctggaatacatcaagtcagccaaacgcctcaactcgcgccaagcaaggtgggctctcttctttaatcgatttgattttgtactgtcttaccgccctggtgccaagaatggcaaacctgacgctctctccagacagtttgatcctgacccgtcccctaaggtttcaactcccattctgcctg
Protein-coding sequences here:
- the LOC129694230 gene encoding tubulin alpha chain-like; translation: MLDNEAIYDICRRNLDIERPTYTNLNRLLVQLLSSITASLRFDGALNVDLLEVQTNLVPYTRIHFPLVTHATLNSAEKAYHEQLSVSEITNACFEPANQMLKCDPRQGKYMACCMMYRGDVVPKDVNASIATIKTKRSIQFVDCPSGFKVGINYQAPTVVPGGDLAKVQRAVCMLSNTTAVSMAWTRMNLKFDKNYAKRAFVHWEVGEGLEEGEFQDVRVDMASLEKDYEEVGIDSADLDRKAEEQERILLYISIYPYNNYSMETGHLDPSSPCRTHILP